Proteins from a genomic interval of Micromonospora sp. NBC_00389:
- a CDS encoding DUF4178 domain-containing protein gives MDAPVMYLVAAVVVLAVVVIVIVVRARRRATARPGGAPPRRRPERGRVAESPRGGPHRLAPGDRVRIHDQEYAVSGTIRLVEGDWSWVQHLLDDASGTRHRLSVEDGPDLELVLWTAEPGATVTPGAPTIDLGGRRYTWAETGQARYTAIGETGLLPAGTMRYHDYQSGGDARLSFEAYGEEGWRVARGDLLDPADLTIQPATDDR, from the coding sequence GTGGACGCACCGGTGATGTACCTGGTGGCGGCGGTGGTCGTACTCGCGGTGGTCGTGATCGTGATCGTCGTGCGGGCCCGTCGGCGGGCGACGGCCCGGCCCGGCGGTGCGCCACCCCGCAGACGGCCCGAGCGCGGCCGGGTGGCGGAGTCGCCGCGCGGCGGCCCGCACCGCCTGGCCCCGGGCGACCGCGTGCGGATCCACGACCAGGAGTACGCCGTGAGCGGCACGATCCGCCTGGTCGAGGGGGACTGGAGTTGGGTGCAGCACCTGCTCGACGACGCCTCCGGCACCCGGCACCGTCTCTCCGTGGAGGACGGCCCCGACCTGGAGTTGGTGCTCTGGACCGCCGAGCCTGGCGCGACCGTCACCCCCGGCGCCCCGACCATCGACCTCGGCGGCCGGCGCTACACCTGGGCCGAGACCGGGCAGGCGCGCTACACCGCCATCGGAGAGACCGGGCTGCTGCCGGCCGGGACCATGCGTTACCACGACTACCAGTCCGGCGGCGACGCGCGGCTCTCCTTCGAGGCGTACGGCGAAGAGGGCTGGCGGGTGGCCCGCGGCGACCTGCTCGACCCCGCCGACCTGACGATCCAGCCCGCTACCGACGACCGCTGA
- a CDS encoding SDR family NAD(P)-dependent oxidoreductase: MTLDPTTAERRALITGATAGIGAAFTRRLAADGWHLVLVARDAGRLTELAAELGSRFGREVETISADLSTDDGCATVERRLADGSPVHLLVNNAGISLNKPFLRSSAEDEARLLRLNVHAVMRLTLAALRPMTERRDGAVINVSSVAGFGTVMPGSTYSASKAWVTNFSESVGQSTRPFGVRVMALCPGYTRTEFHERAGINMSKTPEWMWLRAEDVVDEALRDLGKGKLVSIPAWKYKVAVAGLRLAPRRLLQAVARDTRGRIGRDES, from the coding sequence GTGACGCTCGACCCGACGACCGCTGAGCGACGGGCCCTGATCACCGGCGCCACCGCCGGCATCGGCGCGGCGTTCACCCGCCGATTGGCCGCCGACGGTTGGCACCTGGTGCTGGTCGCCCGGGACGCGGGCCGGCTGACTGAGTTGGCTGCCGAGTTGGGCTCCCGGTTTGGCCGCGAGGTGGAGACGATTTCGGCGGACCTGTCCACGGACGACGGCTGCGCGACCGTGGAACGGCGCCTCGCCGACGGAAGCCCGGTGCACCTGCTCGTCAACAACGCCGGGATCAGCCTGAACAAGCCGTTCCTGCGCTCCTCCGCCGAGGACGAGGCACGCCTGCTGCGGCTCAACGTCCACGCGGTTATGCGGCTGACCCTGGCGGCGCTTCGTCCGATGACCGAACGGCGGGATGGGGCAGTGATAAATGTCTCTTCGGTTGCCGGATTCGGCACGGTGATGCCCGGGTCGACCTACTCGGCCAGCAAGGCGTGGGTCACCAATTTCAGCGAGTCCGTCGGCCAGTCGACGCGCCCGTTCGGCGTCCGGGTGATGGCCCTCTGCCCTGGCTACACCCGCACCGAGTTCCACGAGCGTGCCGGCATCAACATGTCGAAGACGCCGGAGTGGATGTGGCTGCGGGCCGAGGATGTGGTCGACGAAGCCTTGCGTGACCTGGGCAAAGGCAAGTTGGTCAGCATCCCGGCGTGGAAGTACAAAGTGGCCGTCGCCGGTCTGCGCCTCGCGCCGCGCCGGCTGCTCCAGGCGGTCGCCCGGGACACCCGTGGCCGGATAGGTCGCGACGAGAGCTGA
- a CDS encoding ArsR/SmtB family transcription factor: MEYVGTALAEMTMPQISPLAGEPIERADAERLAGVLKALADPARLRLLSLIQSAPEGEACVCDLTAPLGLSQPTVSHHLRILTEAGLLEREKRGVWAYYRLVPSAIATIADLLTPPRKRATKKAR, translated from the coding sequence ATGGAATACGTGGGAACTGCGTTGGCCGAAATGACTATGCCTCAGATCTCGCCGCTTGCCGGCGAGCCGATCGAACGTGCCGATGCCGAGCGTCTCGCGGGGGTCCTCAAGGCCCTTGCCGATCCCGCCCGGTTGCGGCTGCTCAGCCTGATCCAGTCGGCCCCAGAGGGCGAGGCGTGCGTCTGTGACCTGACGGCGCCGCTCGGCCTCTCTCAGCCGACGGTCAGTCACCACCTGCGTATCCTCACCGAGGCCGGCTTGCTGGAGCGGGAGAAGCGCGGTGTCTGGGCGTACTACCGGCTGGTCCCGAGTGCGATCGCGACGATCGCCGACCTGCTGACCCCGCCGCGTAAGCGGGCCACCAAGAAGGCCCGCTGA
- a CDS encoding phage holin family protein: MGFLIRLAITAVALWITTLIVPGVDVHGRSGGNTVLTLIVVALIFGVINAVLKPIIKVVGCVFYLLTLGLFALVVNALLFLLTDRIARGLDLPFQVDGFWAAFWGAIVMTVVTWLISVIVPDNLDNR; the protein is encoded by the coding sequence GTGGGCTTCCTCATCCGGCTGGCGATCACGGCGGTCGCGTTGTGGATCACCACGCTGATCGTGCCCGGGGTCGACGTGCACGGCCGCTCGGGTGGCAACACCGTGCTCACGCTGATCGTGGTGGCGCTGATCTTCGGCGTGATCAACGCGGTGCTCAAGCCGATCATCAAGGTGGTCGGCTGCGTCTTCTATCTGCTGACCCTGGGCCTGTTCGCGCTGGTGGTCAACGCGCTGCTCTTCCTGCTCACCGACCGGATCGCCCGCGGGCTGGACCTGCCGTTCCAGGTGGACGGTTTCTGGGCGGCGTTCTGGGGAGCGATCGTGATGACTGTGGTCACCTGGCTGATCAGCGTCATCGTGCCGGACAACCTGGACAACCGGTGA
- the pyrE gene encoding orotate phosphoribosyltransferase, with amino-acid sequence MGDHDDLRKFITDLAVVHGRVVLSSGREADWYVDLRRVTLHHQAAPLVGRVLLDLTADWEFDAVGGLTLGADPVALSMMHAAAPTGRALDAFVVRKAGKAHGLQRRIEGPEVAGRRVLAVEDTSTTGGSVLTAVEALREAGAEVVGVAVIVDRGAGDAVRAAGLPYRAAYTLADLGLVA; translated from the coding sequence ATGGGGGACCACGACGACCTGCGTAAATTCATTACCGACCTGGCTGTGGTCCACGGACGGGTCGTGCTCTCCTCGGGGCGCGAGGCAGACTGGTACGTCGATCTGCGGCGTGTCACGCTCCATCACCAGGCCGCCCCGCTGGTCGGTCGGGTGTTGCTTGACCTCACCGCCGATTGGGAGTTCGACGCCGTCGGTGGGCTCACCCTGGGCGCGGACCCCGTCGCGCTCTCGATGATGCACGCCGCCGCTCCAACCGGTCGGGCACTGGACGCCTTTGTGGTGCGCAAGGCGGGCAAGGCCCACGGTCTACAGCGGCGGATCGAGGGACCGGAAGTGGCCGGCCGTCGCGTGTTGGCGGTGGAGGATACGTCCACGACGGGTGGAAGTGTGTTGACGGCGGTCGAGGCGCTTCGTGAGGCCGGAGCCGAAGTCGTGGGTGTGGCGGTTATTGTTGATCGAGGCGCCGGCGACGCGGTGCGAGCCGCCGGATTGCCGTACCGGGCGGCCTATACGTTGGCTGACCTCGGCCTTGTGGCGTAA
- a CDS encoding LPXTG cell wall anchor domain-containing protein: MLTHSTRRWLAGLGVAGAFVAASASPAVAAEAPFEISTHDLLVAPGHLDYGWFYATHTDSEAEPKFGRTSVDIDLSAVADFATLEPAWGWTCDVSPTKLHCETDIEDGNSPYFDYMVTGKDDAKPGQKGPLAISITSGGKTAKATADITIAEGVDLVSDPTVETSGAPGGSAGLPGVVRNAGETTVDGTVLVVQAEYLAAYGGDFSNCKSDEWGMTAFCAFDTKIEPGKSYKLSGDLPIKVAPEARTGAKFPVQLDWWTTDDWNLAFKDWFLDDVKPGKGKELRLVAQSMQAARVPQTDVDKMNSTTVGTVRVTGDNQADLATKGVTASGKKGDVVTVAPSFTNLGPAVLEYQGQGTPGIRLEDLPVRVSVPADTTVIEAPYDCVPFVPEKEWDPWTAGWGEPGAKEYACQVLETGKDYETSYEFALRIDKVVPDATGAITTALTGDPNKSNDTAKIVINPTSAGGGNGGGGNGGGDNGDGGGLPVTGQSTGLIAGIGALLLAAGVGGYLVAKRRRTRFVA, translated from the coding sequence ATGCTCACCCACTCCACCCGGCGCTGGCTCGCCGGACTGGGCGTAGCAGGCGCGTTCGTCGCTGCCTCCGCCAGCCCGGCCGTCGCGGCTGAGGCCCCTTTCGAGATCTCGACGCACGACCTGCTCGTCGCACCCGGCCACCTGGACTACGGCTGGTTCTACGCTACGCACACCGACAGCGAGGCGGAGCCGAAGTTCGGTCGCACCTCCGTGGACATCGACCTCTCCGCGGTCGCGGACTTCGCCACTCTGGAGCCGGCGTGGGGCTGGACGTGCGACGTATCGCCGACCAAGCTGCACTGCGAAACCGACATCGAAGATGGCAACTCGCCCTATTTCGACTACATGGTCACGGGTAAGGACGACGCGAAGCCGGGGCAGAAGGGTCCCCTGGCGATCAGCATCACCTCCGGCGGCAAGACGGCCAAGGCGACGGCCGACATCACCATCGCCGAAGGCGTTGACCTGGTGAGCGACCCGACCGTCGAGACCAGCGGCGCTCCGGGTGGCAGCGCGGGCCTGCCGGGCGTGGTACGCAACGCTGGTGAGACCACCGTCGATGGCACCGTCCTGGTCGTGCAGGCCGAATACCTCGCCGCCTACGGCGGGGACTTCTCAAACTGCAAGTCTGACGAGTGGGGCATGACCGCCTTCTGCGCGTTCGACACGAAGATCGAGCCCGGCAAGTCGTACAAGCTCTCCGGGGACCTGCCCATCAAGGTGGCCCCGGAGGCACGTACGGGCGCCAAGTTCCCGGTCCAGCTGGACTGGTGGACCACGGACGACTGGAACCTGGCGTTCAAGGACTGGTTCCTGGACGACGTCAAGCCCGGCAAGGGCAAGGAGCTTCGTCTCGTCGCGCAGTCGATGCAGGCGGCGCGGGTGCCTCAGACCGACGTGGACAAGATGAACAGCACCACCGTCGGGACCGTCCGGGTGACCGGCGACAACCAGGCGGACCTGGCGACCAAGGGCGTGACCGCGAGTGGCAAGAAGGGCGACGTGGTCACCGTCGCGCCGAGCTTCACCAACCTGGGGCCGGCTGTGCTCGAGTACCAGGGCCAGGGCACGCCGGGCATCCGGCTCGAGGACCTGCCGGTCCGGGTGTCTGTCCCGGCCGACACGACGGTGATCGAGGCTCCGTACGACTGCGTGCCATTCGTGCCGGAGAAGGAATGGGACCCGTGGACCGCAGGTTGGGGTGAGCCGGGCGCCAAGGAGTACGCCTGCCAGGTCCTCGAGACCGGGAAGGACTACGAGACCTCGTACGAGTTCGCGCTCCGGATCGACAAGGTCGTCCCGGACGCCACGGGTGCCATCACCACCGCGCTGACCGGTGACCCGAACAAGAGCAACGACACCGCGAAGATCGTCATCAACCCGACCTCCGCGGGCGGCGGTAACGGCGGTGGCGGTAACGGCGGTGGCGACAACGGTGACGGCGGCGGCCTTCCGGTCACCGGTCAGTCCACCGGCCTGATCGCCGGTATCGGCGCGCTGCTGCTCGCCGCCGGCGTCGGCGGCTACCTGGTGGCCAAGCGCCGCCGGACCCGCTTCGTCGCCTGA
- a CDS encoding DedA family protein, whose translation MAVDTAEKTRALAESVALNPLDPKELLQTFGLIGVWVILFAETGLLVGFFFPGDSLLFLAGVASSPVADAIFGDGTRLSLAGLLIGGPICAIVGAQLGHWLGARYGRRMFERPNSRLFKKEYVEKAEYYFQKFGPAKAVVLARFIPIVRTFLNPVAGALGMPARKFLLWNIVGAVLWVDGILLIGYLLAEQIYQAIGDKIDHYILPVVALIIVISVLPIFFEFLRDRRARKRGEAVAVVATASAVGAVEAVRETFDHDEHPHDRRRPEHGQER comes from the coding sequence GTGGCCGTGGACACAGCTGAGAAGACCCGCGCGCTCGCGGAGAGCGTCGCCCTGAACCCGCTCGATCCCAAGGAGCTGTTGCAGACCTTCGGGCTGATCGGCGTATGGGTGATTCTCTTCGCCGAGACCGGCCTGCTGGTGGGCTTCTTCTTCCCCGGCGACTCGCTGCTGTTCCTGGCCGGGGTGGCCTCGTCGCCGGTCGCGGATGCCATCTTCGGCGACGGCACCCGACTCTCCCTGGCCGGGCTGCTGATCGGTGGGCCGATCTGCGCGATCGTCGGTGCCCAGCTGGGGCACTGGCTCGGCGCGCGGTACGGCCGGCGGATGTTTGAGCGGCCGAACTCCCGGCTCTTCAAGAAGGAGTACGTGGAGAAGGCGGAGTACTACTTCCAGAAGTTCGGCCCGGCGAAGGCCGTGGTGCTGGCGCGCTTCATCCCGATCGTCCGGACCTTCCTCAACCCGGTCGCCGGCGCTCTGGGCATGCCGGCGCGGAAGTTCCTGCTCTGGAACATCGTCGGCGCGGTGCTCTGGGTGGACGGCATCCTGCTGATCGGCTACCTGCTGGCCGAGCAGATCTACCAGGCCATCGGCGACAAGATCGACCACTACATCCTGCCGGTGGTGGCCCTGATCATCGTGATCTCGGTGCTGCCGATCTTCTTCGAGTTCCTCCGCGACCGTCGGGCCCGCAAGCGCGGCGAGGCGGTCGCTGTGGTCGCGACGGCCAGCGCCGTTGGCGCGGTGGAAGCGGTCCGCGAGACGTTCGACCACGACGAGCACCCGCACGACCGTCGGCGTCCGGAGCACGGCCAGGAGCGCTGA
- the fbaA gene encoding class II fructose-bisphosphate aldolase — MPIASPEAYAEMLDRAKAGRYAYPAINVTSSQTLNAALKGFADAESDGIIQVSTGGAEYLSGPSIKDMVTGAVAFAAYAHEVAKKYPVNIALHTDHCPKDKLDGFVRPLMGISQERVKRGEQPLFQSHMWDGSAVPVAENLQIASQLLDEAAKGKIVLEIEVGVVGGEEDGVENAINDKLYTTVEDGLAMVEALGLGEKGRYMAALTFGNVHGVYKPGNVKLRPEILKQIQDAVGAKYGKDKPLSLVFHGGSGSLLSEIREALDYGVVKMNIDTDTQYAFTRPVADHMLRNYDGVLKIDGEVGNKKQYDPRTWGKAAEAGLATRVVEACEHLRSTGTTMSK, encoded by the coding sequence ATGCCCATCGCTTCCCCCGAGGCTTACGCGGAGATGCTGGACCGCGCCAAGGCTGGCCGGTACGCGTACCCCGCGATCAACGTGACCTCCTCCCAGACGCTGAACGCGGCGCTCAAGGGCTTCGCCGACGCGGAGAGCGACGGCATCATCCAGGTCTCCACCGGTGGCGCCGAGTACCTGTCCGGCCCTTCGATCAAGGACATGGTCACCGGCGCGGTGGCGTTCGCCGCGTACGCGCACGAGGTGGCCAAGAAGTACCCGGTCAACATCGCGCTGCACACCGACCACTGCCCGAAGGACAAGCTGGACGGCTTCGTCCGGCCGCTGATGGGCATCTCGCAGGAGCGGGTGAAGCGCGGCGAGCAGCCGCTGTTCCAGTCGCACATGTGGGACGGCTCGGCCGTGCCGGTGGCGGAGAACCTGCAGATCGCCTCCCAGCTCCTCGACGAGGCCGCCAAGGGCAAGATCGTCCTTGAGATCGAGGTCGGCGTCGTCGGTGGCGAGGAGGACGGCGTCGAGAACGCCATCAACGACAAGCTCTACACCACCGTCGAGGACGGCCTGGCCATGGTCGAGGCGCTCGGCCTCGGCGAGAAGGGCCGCTACATGGCGGCGCTGACCTTTGGCAACGTGCACGGCGTCTACAAGCCGGGCAACGTCAAGCTCCGCCCGGAGATTCTCAAGCAGATCCAGGACGCGGTCGGCGCGAAGTACGGCAAGGACAAGCCGCTCAGCCTGGTCTTCCACGGCGGCTCGGGCTCCCTGCTGAGCGAGATCCGCGAGGCGCTGGACTACGGCGTGGTGAAGATGAACATCGACACCGACACCCAGTACGCCTTCACCCGGCCCGTCGCCGACCACATGCTGCGCAACTACGACGGCGTGCTGAAGATCGACGGCGAGGTCGGCAACAAGAAGCAGTACGACCCGCGTACCTGGGGCAAGGCCGCCGAGGCCGGCCTGGCCACCCGGGTTGTCGAGGCGTGCGAGCACCTGCGTTCCACCGGCACCACGATGTCCAAGTAA
- a CDS encoding LOG family protein, with the protein MPTPPPADVIEPHLHANEIQTRDELDQRLATGRLTGLTVQGLRLDLAPAPDLTGVEVTGTLFVGCRFASREVGADLVRRGANVVPPFSGLPYPTQPTHLYTPEELAAGFAEGGFAGMYDTRVYEHYRAHGGALPDVKEALGQRLHDHGVDNALADATRAWLAGHGPQSVVGIMGGHAVRRGSPAYRMAAVLGWELARADRLVVTGGGPGVMEAANLGAYLADQPAAELTAAIDLLATAPDFTDHHRYTATALEIRQRYAGVPRQRGADAGWARAGGLAIPTWLYGHEPANLFAGRIAKYFSNAIREDTILRLARGGIVFAPGRAGTVQEVFQAATKTYYGTDGASGAYIFLDRAYWTQELPVQALLRPLLAASPFGDLSSTIHLTDDVREAVRLLTAPA; encoded by the coding sequence GTGCCGACCCCACCTCCCGCGGACGTCATCGAGCCGCACCTGCACGCCAACGAGATCCAGACCCGCGACGAGCTCGACCAGCGCCTGGCCACCGGCCGCCTGACCGGGCTGACCGTGCAGGGGCTCCGCCTCGACCTCGCCCCGGCCCCCGACCTGACCGGCGTCGAGGTCACCGGCACCCTCTTCGTCGGCTGCCGGTTCGCCTCCCGGGAGGTCGGCGCCGACCTGGTCCGGCGCGGCGCGAACGTGGTGCCCCCGTTCTCCGGGCTGCCCTACCCGACCCAGCCGACGCACCTCTACACCCCGGAGGAGCTGGCCGCCGGGTTCGCCGAGGGCGGGTTCGCCGGGATGTACGACACCCGGGTGTACGAGCACTACCGGGCGCACGGCGGCGCGCTGCCGGACGTCAAGGAGGCGCTCGGTCAGCGACTGCACGACCACGGCGTGGACAACGCGCTGGCCGACGCCACCCGCGCCTGGCTGGCCGGGCACGGGCCGCAGTCGGTGGTGGGAATCATGGGCGGGCACGCGGTGCGGCGCGGCAGCCCGGCGTACCGGATGGCGGCCGTGCTGGGTTGGGAGCTGGCGCGGGCCGACCGGCTGGTGGTGACCGGCGGCGGCCCCGGGGTGATGGAGGCGGCGAACCTCGGCGCCTACCTGGCGGACCAACCGGCGGCGGAGTTGACCGCGGCGATCGATTTGCTGGCCACCGCGCCCGATTTCACCGACCACCACCGGTACACCGCCACGGCGCTGGAGATCCGGCAGCGGTACGCGGGCGTGCCCCGGCAGCGCGGCGCCGACGCGGGATGGGCGCGGGCCGGCGGGCTGGCCATCCCGACCTGGCTGTACGGGCACGAGCCGGCGAACCTGTTCGCGGGGCGGATCGCCAAGTACTTCTCGAACGCGATCCGGGAGGACACCATCCTGCGGCTCGCCCGGGGCGGCATCGTCTTCGCTCCGGGACGGGCGGGCACGGTGCAGGAGGTGTTCCAGGCCGCCACCAAGACCTACTACGGCACCGACGGGGCGAGCGGGGCGTACATCTTCCTGGACCGCGCGTACTGGACCCAGGAGCTGCCGGTGCAGGCGTTGTTGCGTCCGCTGTTGGCCGCCTCCCCGTTCGGCGACCTGTCGTCGACGATCCACCTGACCGACGACGTACGTGAGGCCGTCCGCCTGCTCACCGCGCCGGCCTGA
- a CDS encoding LCP family protein translates to MIEDDLRAAFARHEPLTPPTGPLRATIDRLANGRRRRRRRWQTGGTALALLGVLGIGVPLFTPERSGPPPTADLLGESSRPVVTGALNILLLGIDGDGREVSRADSVLLVHIPSDQSRPYLVSLPRDLGVPIPGHGTDKLNAAFAFGAGFTRPDMSKGYELTRRTVAELTGVHVDAGVVLTYPGLRKLADAVEGVPVCLPQQVRSVHTRRIFSAGCQRLDGAASVDLLRQRRGLPEGSLDRDRNARLFAAGLVRQATDQGVLTNPVRLSTLLGTVGPELLVSPDRAAVLDLMRLVPTLRSVEPIGLSLPVTEPAGPPYHLIADPKLAPEFLTALREDRLGDWAARHPERVDR, encoded by the coding sequence ATGATCGAGGACGACCTGCGTGCCGCCTTCGCCCGGCACGAGCCGCTGACCCCGCCGACCGGCCCGCTGCGGGCCACGATCGACCGGCTGGCGAACGGCCGGCGGCGGCGCCGCCGACGGTGGCAGACCGGTGGTACAGCGCTGGCCCTGCTCGGCGTACTGGGGATCGGGGTGCCCCTGTTCACCCCGGAGCGCTCCGGGCCACCGCCAACCGCCGATCTGCTCGGCGAATCGAGCCGGCCGGTGGTGACGGGTGCGCTGAACATCCTGCTGCTCGGCATCGACGGCGACGGGCGGGAGGTATCGCGAGCAGATTCGGTGCTGTTGGTGCACATTCCGTCCGACCAGAGCCGCCCGTACCTGGTCTCGTTGCCGCGTGACCTGGGGGTGCCGATCCCCGGCCACGGGACCGACAAGCTGAACGCCGCGTTCGCGTTCGGTGCCGGGTTCACCCGGCCGGACATGTCCAAGGGCTACGAGCTGACTCGACGTACGGTCGCCGAGCTGACCGGGGTACACGTGGATGCCGGCGTGGTGCTGACCTACCCCGGGCTGCGCAAGCTCGCCGACGCGGTAGAGGGCGTGCCGGTCTGTCTGCCCCAGCAGGTGCGCTCCGTCCACACCCGGCGGATCTTCTCGGCCGGCTGTCAGCGTCTCGACGGTGCCGCGTCGGTCGACCTGCTTCGCCAGCGGCGTGGGCTACCCGAGGGCAGCCTGGACCGGGACCGTAACGCCCGGCTCTTCGCCGCCGGGCTGGTCCGACAGGCCACCGACCAGGGCGTGCTCACTAACCCGGTACGACTCTCCACGCTGTTGGGAACCGTCGGCCCGGAGCTCCTGGTGTCACCCGACCGAGCCGCCGTGCTGGACTTGATGCGGCTCGTGCCCACGCTGCGATCGGTCGAACCGATCGGGCTCAGCCTGCCGGTTACGGAGCCCGCCGGGCCGCCTTATCACCTGATCGCCGATCCGAAGCTCGCCCCGGAATTCCTGACCGCGCTCCGTGAGGATCGGCTCGGCGACTGGGCGGCCCGCCACCCGGAGCGGGTCGACCGCTGA
- a CDS encoding SigE family RNA polymerase sigma factor, with protein MTYEEFADTRLAPLLRYAVMLTGDPHQAQDLVQETMVRVQLNWRRVARADSPERYVRRMLTNQYVDWRRGSWMRRVLLRGEPDEAVPEPADHAQSAVDRDQIWSWLSRLPRRQRATLVLRYYEDLPDAEIADILGCAVGTVRSSISRALATLRAEYVEACS; from the coding sequence GTGACGTACGAGGAGTTCGCGGACACGCGACTTGCCCCGCTGCTGCGGTACGCGGTGATGCTCACCGGCGATCCGCATCAGGCGCAGGATCTGGTGCAGGAGACGATGGTCCGGGTCCAGCTCAACTGGCGACGGGTCGCCCGGGCGGACTCACCCGAGCGCTACGTGCGCCGGATGCTCACCAACCAGTACGTCGACTGGCGGCGCGGCTCGTGGATGCGCCGGGTGCTGCTGCGCGGGGAACCCGACGAGGCGGTGCCGGAGCCAGCCGACCATGCCCAGTCCGCCGTGGACCGGGACCAGATCTGGTCCTGGCTGTCCCGGCTGCCGCGCCGGCAGCGGGCCACCCTGGTGCTGCGCTACTACGAGGACCTGCCCGACGCCGAGATCGCCGACATCCTCGGCTGCGCCGTCGGGACCGTACGTTCGTCCATCTCCCGGGCCCTGGCCACGCTTCGGGCCGAGTACGTGGAGGCCTGTTCATGA
- a CDS encoding DUF3151 domain-containing protein → MQNLLPEPPATLLPVNDEADAALAGAEAVGTDEAYAEVAARFPTYSAAWAELAARAFAQGQVVTAYAYARTGYHRGLDQLRRSGWKGHGPVPWSHEPNRGFLRCLYVLSRAADEIGEADEAARCAQFLRDCDPAAADALASN, encoded by the coding sequence ATGCAGAACCTTTTGCCAGAGCCACCGGCCACGCTCCTCCCCGTGAACGACGAGGCTGACGCCGCCCTGGCCGGCGCCGAGGCGGTCGGCACCGATGAGGCGTACGCCGAGGTGGCGGCCCGCTTCCCGACCTACAGTGCGGCCTGGGCGGAGCTCGCGGCGCGGGCGTTCGCGCAGGGCCAGGTGGTGACGGCGTACGCCTACGCGCGCACCGGCTACCACCGTGGCCTGGACCAGTTGCGCCGCAGCGGCTGGAAGGGCCACGGCCCCGTGCCGTGGTCGCACGAGCCGAACCGGGGCTTCCTCCGGTGCCTGTACGTGCTTTCCCGGGCCGCGGACGAGATCGGCGAGGCCGACGAGGCGGCTCGCTGCGCCCAGTTCCTTCGCGACTGCGACCCGGCGGCGGCGGACGCGCTGGCCAGCAACTGA